The genomic stretch TCAAGCGGGAATGGAAAAGCTATTACCAGGAAGACTGGCAGCCGCCGCATGGTTCGGTGGACGCCCAATGGCGCGCGTCGAAACTGAAATACTATCTGTACCGCAGGGCTCTGCAGCAGGTGTTCGACTACATTCACGACTACAATCAACGGACCGGCCGCCGCGTCCGCTGTTATGTCCCGACGCACAGCCTGCTGAATTATGCGCACTGGCATATCGTGAGCCCCGAATCGAGCCTCGCCCGGCTTGACGGTTGCGACGGATACATTGCTCAGGTCTGGACCGGCACGGCGCGCACACCCAACCTGTTTCGCGGCCGGCTGCGCGAGCGAACATTTGAGACTGCGTTTCTTGAATACGGCGCCATGCAGAATCTAGTCCGCGCAACCGGCCGACGAGTCTGGTATTTGAATGATCCAATCGAAGACAACCCCAACCACGACTGGAACGATTACCGGACGAACTGGGAGTCCACGCTGGTGGCGTCGCTGTTCCAACCCGCCGTCTGGCGTTATGAAGTCGCGCCCTGGCCTGAACGTATTTTCAACGGTCGTTACCCAAGGAGAAGCCCCGACCGACAACAAATCCCGGCGGCTTATGCCACGGAATTACAGACCGTGTTCAACGCGCTGGACGACCTAAATCAGCAGCGCGTGGAGTGGGACTGCGGCACCGGCGGAATCGGCGTGTTGGTGAGTGATTCTCTGATGTTCGAACGCAGTGATCCCGCTTCCAGCGACGAGCACATGAGCCATGTTTATGGCATGGCGCTGCCGCTGCTCAAACGCGGAATGCCCATCACGCCTGTCCAACTTGAAAACGTCACCATACCGCATTACCTGGACGGATTTCATGTCCTGCTGCTCACGTATCACGGCATGAAACCCCTCGACGCGGCCGTTCATGCGCCACTGGCCGAGTGGGTCAAACATGGCGGCGTTCTGGTGATATGTGACGACGATACGGATCCCTACAACAAGGTTCGCGAGTGGTGGAACAGCGGCGCGATCCGGTACGCCACTCCGCGAGAACACCTGTTTGAAAAACTCGGCTTGAAAGAAAACCAGTCCAAAATGGAGGGGACGCCGGAAACGATAAAAGTCGGCAAAGGTGGCGTGATCTGGGCGCGCGAGAACCCGGCGACACTGGCGGCCAGCGCAGACGGCGACGCGGAAATCATCCGGATTGTCAAACAGGCAGCCATCAGCGCGAAATTGAAATGGCGCGAAACCGGTCATCTGCTGCTTCGACGCGGGCCGTACATAATAGCGGCGGGTCTCGACGAGTCTATCTCGAGTGAGCCGAAATTGATTTCAGGCCGGTTTGTGAACCTGTTCGATCCTGAGTTGCGCGTTCAGGAATCGATAACTCTCGTTCCCGGATCGCGCTTTTTCCTTCTCGATCTCGACGCCTTCCACGGTCACGAATCCCGGTTGCTTGCATCCGCGTGCAGAGCGCTGCCCCTCAAACAGAATGCGAAACAGATCTCACTGGAGGTGGAAGGCATCGCCCGCACCCCTGCCATTGTTCTGCTTCGTTCACCCAAAGCGCCCCGTGCGGTCACGCTCGACGGGAGCGCGCTCGATAGCTTCGATTACTCCCCCACCCCGCAGTTGCTGTGGGTTCGTTTCACCAACGACGCGAGACCACGCGAACTATCGGTTGTGTATTGAAGTTCGAGGAAATCACTTCAAATGCCGGCCGCACGCGGCGAGGGAGGGATTCCGGAGACCGGCGGCGGTTGGAAATTTGACCCCGTGCATCCAGACGCACACCCGTTCCGACAACCTCGGGCATGGTACATGCGGTTTTTGGGCCCATGAATAGCGATTCGTTGAAGTGCCCGGTGTGCGGAGCAACCATGAGTCGGGTGAAAGTTTTGCCGGCCAAATTTGCCGGGCTTGCCCGGTTCAGATGCACGTGCGGCCACTGCGAGGATTTGAAGGATGACAAGCCTTTGCGCGGTGACAACACACGGGAACTCATCGTCCTTGACGGATTTCAGGAGCTGCCGTGAAGCAGCCAATTCGATGATCTGTTGGAGGCGTTCTTCTTTCGCGCCTTCCCATCAGGCTCGATCATTATCTGTCGCCCGACAGTTGGCATGGCGGGTTTCACCCGGCTGCGGCAGGTAGCCAGCGCGGGTGATCGACACCCCGATCGTGCAATCCCTTCGTGAGCAGACGCGGGTGTTTCCCATCCGCAGCCATCACCCAAACCGCTGGCACGCTGCCGGTGGCTGCGCGGCAAAAAGCAATCCATCGGCCGTCTGGCGATTCGCTCGCTCGAAAGTCCCAGACGGGTGGAGCAGAATGCGTGAGGGGCGTGATCGAGTTATCGCGCGGATCGAGTCGGCAGATTTCCGTGCCGCCGCGCGCAAGCTCAGGCTTGTAATCGCGGTTGAAATGGTCGATGTCGGGCCGTTGTGGCTGAAACTCCCACGGGACCTTCGAGCCGTGCAAACGCCGCGGAAAGAGGATCGTGTTCTCACGAGTCCACGCGACGAGGTTGGAGCCACCGCCATGATTCTTGGCGCTGCCGTAGGTTGCCCCGAACCACATGGAACCCTCCTGGGTTAACACGCGCGACTCGGAACCGTCAGGCCGGCTCACGCAAATGTCCGACCAGTCGTGGCCCGGGTCGGTCCCGGGCTGGCAATCCTGATAGGCGAGCCAGTCGCCAGCGGGCGACCAGGCCGGACCAAAGTAAAGATGCCCGGGCCGAGAGGCGATGCTGATTCTCTGAGCGCCACTGACGTCGCTGGTCCAAATCTGGTAGCCAGCAGAACTCGCCAGATGATAGGCGACGCGGAGCTTATCCGGACTGAGACTGAGGCCATACGGCAAACCTTCCCCCGCGCGGGTAAACTCGCGTGCGTCCGTGCCGTCGAGGTTCATGCTGAAGCTCTGACCAACCTTGTTTCGGACGACCTGCACGAGCATGCGTTCGTCATTCAACAAAAGTTGGGGCGCATAAAACGGCGCCATCCGTTCGCGGGTGGCGACCTCTTTCAACGAACTTGAGTTCAGATCGTAAATCCAGAGGTGCGTCGGCGTTTGTGTGTAATACTCCTCGAAAGGGCGGCCCGGGCCGTCGCGGCGAGGCTCCATGCTGAGAAACAGAACGCGCTGACCGTCGGAGAAAAAATCGGCGGGCTGCCAGGTGACCTGGTCAGGAACATCGAACTCAAGATAGCGAAGGCCCGTGCCGTCGGCATTGATCAGCCCTGTCCGGCCTTGCGAGAGGAAAAACAACCTCGCCAGCCGGCCGCTCCGGTTCTGCCGCGCACGCATCGGCGAGCGACACGATACACCGGTGGCCAGCGACGCGAGCGCCATTGCTGCGAGGAATCGTCGGCGATTGACTTTTGTTGGCAGGGTGGAGGAGTTGTATGACCGCAAGGGCCGTTTGCAGAAGCAGGAAGTCGGCGAGCGCATCGCCAACGTTACACGAATCGGCAACGGATGACAAAAGAACGTGGTTGTCGCGCCGCGTCGCTCGAACCGCGCCCGCCGTCTAATAACCCAGTTCGGCCTTGCGCTGCTGAGCGGTGGGCAGAGGGTCCTTCTTGGCTGCGATGGCCTCCTGGCCGGAATCCTTCACGCGCCGGGCTTCGGCGGCGTTGAATTCAATGCCGGCCTGAAATTCCGCCGGCACTGCCCCGTCCGCATAGATTGCCTCGACCGGGCAGACCTCGACGCATGCAGTGCAGTCGATGCAGTCGTCCGGGTGAATGACCAGTTGTTGGTCAAGTTCGTAAAAGCAAGCGACGGGGCAGACTTCGACACAATCGGTGAATTTGCAACGCTGACATTTGTCCGTGACAACGTGGGCCATAGCAATCCTGTGATAAAGTTTTGTTTCAGACGAACGGACACACAATGTTCTTCGCCACACCAGCCGTCAAGTTCGCGAACGGCAAAAATACTTCTCGTTGTCCTTTTCAGGGTCGTGAGGTATGAATCTGGCCAGCACAAATCTACCGGAAGAAATCGATATGAAACTTGTATTATGCGTGATGGCTTTCACGGCGCTGACGTTTGGTCTCGCCGCCGGGGCGGAAGACCGGGTTGTTTACGAGGGCAAGGACGGTCCGGGGCATGGCAAACACATCGTTTTCATCACCGGGGACGAGGAATACCGCTCAGAGGAGGGAATGCCGATGCTTGGCAGGATGCTGGCCGAACGCCATGGCTTCAAATGCACGGTTCTTTTTGCGATCAACCCGGCCGATGGCACGATTGATCCGAATAATCAGACCAACATCGTGGGCATGGATGCGCTCAAGTCTGCCGACCTGGTCGTTATGCAATTGCGCTTCCGTGAACTGCCGGACGATCAGATGAAGTATTTTGTGGATTACTGCGAGTCCGGAAAACCGATCCTGGCGGTTCGCACTTCGACGCATGCCTTCGCCTACAGCCGCAACAAGCGCAGCCCTTACACAAAGTTCGACTGGCAAAGCAAGGAATGGCCCGGCGGATTCGGTCAGCAGGTTTTGGGCGAGACGTGGGTGAGTCATCACGGAAATCACGGACAGGAAAGCACCCGGGGCGTCATCAACGAATATTTCAAGGATCACCCGATATTAAAAGGGGTCGCGGACATCTGGGGTCCGACGGATGTTTACGGCATCGCCCATCTGCCGAAAGGCGCCCAGGTGCTCGTTTACGGCCAGGTCCTTGAAGGCATGAAACCGACCGATAGACCGGTGGACGGACCCAAGAACAACCCGATGATGCCGATCATCTGGACGCGTAACTACACCTGGGAAACCGGCAAAACCTCGCGCATCGTTTGCACCACCATCGGAGCGGCCGTTGATCTTGAAAACGATGGGCTGCGGCGTCTTTTTACCAATGCGATATACTGGGAGCTCGGTCTGGAAGACAGAATCTCGCCGACCAGCAACGTGGCTCCGGTTGGCGAGTATCACCCGAACTTTTTTGGTTTCGGCAAATTCAAGCGCGGCCTGAAGCCCGCCGATTTCGACCCGGCGGCGAGGCCATAGCCGGTTCATCGGAGGTTTCGCCTTGGAAAGGTTGAGGATCGGATCCACGCGGTGAGAGTTTTCGGACGACGGGCCATCGGTTATCAGAAAGGCCCTGAACACAGGCGACCGTCAGCTTGCCGATGAAGCGATAAGATGAACGACCGGAGGATAGGTTCCCGTTCGGCGCACAGTTTTCCCGCTCGCTCCCGACGCTCCACCGCGTCAAATTGAGGCGCGTTTTTCCGGTCCTGCGATTTACGGGAACAATTCGCGCAGCGATGGCTCATAATGACAACGACAGTCGAATGACTGCCCACCAGGAATTTGAACTCCTTGTGAATCAGTATTATTCCACGCTGTATCAATTCGCCTTCAGCCTGGCCCGAAACGAGGACGACGCGCGTGACCTGACCCAGCAGACCTTTTACGCGTGGGCGCGAAAGGGCCATCAACTTCGCGACCGTTCGAAGGTCAAAACCTGGCTGTTCACGACCCTGTATCACGAGTTTCTCGAAAAGAAACGCCGACAGGTCCGCTTTCCTCATTTTGAACTGAGCGCGGTGGATCAAGATCTGCCAAACGTGGCGCCGGCGACGATAAACGAATTGGATTCGGGGGCCGTGTTGCAATCACTCGCGCAGCTTGACGAAACCTTCCAGGCTCCCGTCGCCCTCTTTTACCTGGAAGACCATTCCTACAAGGAAATCGCGGATATTCTGGGTGTGCCGCTGGGGACGGTGAAATCGCGGATTTCGCGCGGCATCGCCCAGCTTCAGCAGATTTTGACCCATAACGAACCTCCCGGCGACGCGCCGAAAACGCGGACACATGGATAGCCAGCAAGCAAAGGACATTCTGATGCGGTACCGCCCCGGCGTGGCGGACGCGACCGACGCGGATGTGGACGCGGCCCTCGAGCAAGCCAGACGCGACCCGCACCTCGGCCGCTGGTTCGATCAGCATTGCGCCTTTCAGACTGCCGTCCGCAATCGGCTCAAACAACTGCCGGTGCCTGTTGACTTGAAGGAGACAATTCTAGCCGGGTATGGACGTGTATTGGTAATTGTATGGTGGCAGCGTCCTGTGTACCGCGCCCTCGCTGCCGCGGCAGCCGTTGTATTGGTGGCGGCCCTGATTTATTTTCGCCCGGAACCGCGCGAGGACAAAAGTTTTGCTGCGTTCCGCGATCGCGTCGTGCGTTCAGCCCAGCGCGGCTATGCCATGGATCTGACCACCACCAACCTGGGCGAAATTCGCACTTATCTCGCGGAGCACCATGGTCATGCCGACTACACTCTGCCTCCCGCCTTGAAAAAGCTCCCGGGAGACGGGTGCGCGGTTTTGCGATGGCAGAATAAAACCGTTTCCATGGTCTGTTTCGACCTCGGCAACCACAACGATCTGTATCTGTTTGTTGCAAAACGGTCCGATCTCCCCGACGCCCCTTCCACCGCTGAGCCGCAGTTCGTTCGAATTGAAAAGCTGAGCGCCGCCAGCTGGAACGGGGGCGACAACATTTACGTTCTGGCCGGCAGCGGAGACGAACAGTTCATCCGCAATTATCTTCCGGGGAAT from Candidatus Angelobacter sp. encodes the following:
- a CDS encoding ThuA domain-containing protein, whose product is MKLVLCVMAFTALTFGLAAGAEDRVVYEGKDGPGHGKHIVFITGDEEYRSEEGMPMLGRMLAERHGFKCTVLFAINPADGTIDPNNQTNIVGMDALKSADLVVMQLRFRELPDDQMKYFVDYCESGKPILAVRTSTHAFAYSRNKRSPYTKFDWQSKEWPGGFGQQVLGETWVSHHGNHGQESTRGVINEYFKDHPILKGVADIWGPTDVYGIAHLPKGAQVLVYGQVLEGMKPTDRPVDGPKNNPMMPIIWTRNYTWETGKTSRIVCTTIGAAVDLENDGLRRLFTNAIYWELGLEDRISPTSNVAPVGEYHPNFFGFGKFKRGLKPADFDPAARP
- a CDS encoding serine/threonine protein kinase, translated to MALASLATGVSCRSPMRARQNRSGRLARLFFLSQGRTGLINADGTGLRYLEFDVPDQVTWQPADFFSDGQRVLFLSMEPRRDGPGRPFEEYYTQTPTHLWIYDLNSSSLKEVATRERMAPFYAPQLLLNDERMLVQVVRNKVGQSFSMNLDGTDAREFTRAGEGLPYGLSLSPDKLRVAYHLASSAGYQIWTSDVSGAQRISIASRPGHLYFGPAWSPAGDWLAYQDCQPGTDPGHDWSDICVSRPDGSESRVLTQEGSMWFGATYGSAKNHGGGSNLVAWTRENTILFPRRLHGSKVPWEFQPQRPDIDHFNRDYKPELARGGTEICRLDPRDNSITPLTHSAPPVWDFRASESPDGRWIAFCRAATGSVPAVWVMAADGKHPRLLTKGLHDRGVDHPRWLPAAAG
- a CDS encoding ferredoxin family protein, coding for MAHVVTDKCQRCKFTDCVEVCPVACFYELDQQLVIHPDDCIDCTACVEVCPVEAIYADGAVPAEFQAGIEFNAAEARRVKDSGQEAIAAKKDPLPTAQQRKAELGY
- a CDS encoding RNA polymerase sigma factor, whose translation is MTAHQEFELLVNQYYSTLYQFAFSLARNEDDARDLTQQTFYAWARKGHQLRDRSKVKTWLFTTLYHEFLEKKRRQVRFPHFELSAVDQDLPNVAPATINELDSGAVLQSLAQLDETFQAPVALFYLEDHSYKEIADILGVPLGTVKSRISRGIAQLQQILTHNEPPGDAPKTRTHG